A region of the candidate division KSB1 bacterium genome:
TCGATCCGGAGACCTATAACATCGATGTCAGGCGCCTGGAGGAGGCGTTGCGTCCCGGCGTCCGGGGAATCATGCCGGTGCACTTCGCCGGCAGACCCGTGGATATGGACGCGATACGGGACTTTGCGCGTAAGCATGAGCTTATCGTGGTGGAGGACGCAGCCCAGGCATGGGGCGCCGAGTGGCGGGGCAAAAGGGTGGGCGCCCTGGGCGATGCCGGCGCGTTCAGCTTTCAGTCCTCCAAGAACATCAATTCGGGCGAGGGTGGGATCATTCTGACCAATGACGACACGATCGCTGCATTTGCTCGGTCCCATCACAACTGCGGCCGCTGGGAAGGGGGGGAGTGGTACATGCACTACTACTACGGCGGCAACTTCCGCATGACGGAGTTTCAGGGCGCAGTGCTCCTGGCCCAGCTGGAACGATACGAGAGCCATCTCCGCCTGCGCCAGGGAAATGCACAGTACCTGAACCAGAAACTCGGGCAGATTGAGGGGATCCGGATTCTAAGGGAGGATCCGGCGGTCACAAGCCACGCCGAACACCTGTACATCTTCCGGTACCAGAAGGAGAGTTTCGGTAACAAGCCAAAGAAGGCCTTTATCGACGCGCTTCGGGCCGAGGGGATCCCGGCCAGCCCCGGATATTCGCTCCCGCTTTATCGACAGCCCGTATTTGTGGAGAAGGCGTTTGGGCCGCGCGGACGCAGGATTGACCTGCCCGTAGACTACCGGGAGTACCACCTGCCCGCGACGGAACGGGCCTGTTTCGAGGAAGCTGTGTGGC
Encoded here:
- a CDS encoding DegT/DnrJ/EryC1/StrS family aminotransferase, which codes for MAKLAIRGGEPIRTKPFPTWPVWGEEEIQNLAEVVRSGKWGRLHGRRVAEFERRFAEFQQAKHGVAVNSGTTALRLGLMAAGLGAGDGVLVPAYTFIASATAVIEAGGYPVFVDIDPETYNIDVRRLEEALRPGVRGIMPVHFAGRPVDMDAIRDFARKHELIVVEDAAQAWGAEWRGKRVGALGDAGAFSFQSSKNINSGEGGIILTNDDTIAAFARSHHNCGRWEGGEWYMHYYYGGNFRMTEFQGAVLLAQLERYESHLRLRQGNAQYLNQKLGQIEGIRILREDPAVTSHAEHLYIFRYQKESFGNKPKKAFIDALRAEGIPASPGYSLPLYRQPVFVEKAFGPRGRRIDLPVDYREYHLPATERACFEEAVWLTQNVLLGTREDMDDIVRAVEKVRENWEELPD